A genomic region of Zygotorulaspora mrakii chromosome 7, complete sequence contains the following coding sequences:
- a CDS encoding uncharacterized protein (similar to Saccharomyces cerevisiae YNL190W; ancestral locus Anc_2.62), with amino-acid sequence MKVSSVTVATLACVATLSGAQELSEEPTSTTTSVSRVTHRYGRFDHTSRVNRPNHTGTHSYGRFNHTSRDNRPNHTGTHSYGRFNHTSRDNRPNHTGTHSYGRFNHTSRDNRPDHTGTASYGRFNHTSRDNRPDHTGTASYGRFNHTSRTLNIEEQEARENSGSRSGSNLGPLKVLGLTVGSAVVAGGMLLL; translated from the coding sequence ATGAAGGTTTCCAGTGTTACAGTGGCTACTTTGGCCTGTGTGGCAACCTTGTCTGGTGCTCAAGAGCTCAGCGAGGAGCCAACCAGCACCACGACTTCCGTTTCGCGTGTTACCCACAGATATGGTAGATTCGACCACACTTCGAGGGTGAACAGACCAAATCACACGGGTACCCACAGTTACGGTAGGTTCAACCATACCTCTAGGGATAACAGACCAAACCACACCGGTACCCACAGTTACGGTAGGTTCAACCATACCTCTAGGGATAACAGACCAAACCACACCGGTACCCACAGCTATGGTAGATTCAACCATACCTCTAGGGATAACAGACCGGACCATACTGGCACCGCAAGTTATGGTAGATTCAACCATACCTCTAGGGATAACAGACCAGATCACACTGGTACTGCAAGTTATGGTAGATTCAATCACACTTCAAGAACCTTAAACATTGAGGAACAAGAGGCCAGAGAAAACTCTGGTTCTCGTAGTGGTTCCAATTTGGGTCCTTTGAAAGTCTTGGGTTTAACGGTTGGTAGTGCGGTCGTTGCTGGTGGTATGTTGTTGTTATAA
- the SRP1 gene encoding karyopherin alpha (similar to Saccharomyces cerevisiae SRP1 (YNL189W); ancestral locus Anc_2.63), whose product MDVTDTSNSSTNKFVPEYRRTNFKNKERFSADELRRRRDTQQVELRKAKRDEALAKRRNFIPPADGADSEDEEDNSASADQQFYTQLQVELPQMIQQIQSPDMQEQLAATVKFRQILSREHRPPIDMVIQSGVVPALVNFMNENQPEMLQLEAAWALTNIASGTSAQTKVVVDAGAVPLFIQLLYTGSVEVQEQAIWALGNVAGDSTDYRDHVLQCGAMEPILGLFNTNKTSLIRTAIWTLSNLCRGKKPQPDWATVSKSLPTLAKLIYSLDTETLIDACWAISYLSDGPPEAIQAVIDVRIPKRLVELLNHQSTLVQTPALRAVGNIVTGNDLQTQVVINTGVLPALRNLLTSPKESIRKEACWTISNITAGNTEQIQAVMDSNLLPPLVKLLETADYKTKKEACWAISNASSGGLQRPEIIRYLVSQGCIKPLCDLLEIADNRIIEVTLDALENILKMGEADKEARGLNINENADYIEKAGGMEKIFNCQQNENDKIYEKAYKIIENYFGEDDDAIDESMAPQTAGNTFGFGSNVNQQFNFN is encoded by the coding sequence ATGGACGTTACTGACacatcaaattcttcaactAACAAGTTCGTTCCCGAATATAGAAGAAcaaacttcaaaaacaagGAAAGATTCTCTGCGGATGAGTTGCGTCGTCGTAGAGATACTCAGCAGGTTGAGCTGAGAAAAGCAAAGAGGGATGAAGCTTTAGCCAAGAGGAGAAATTTTATTCCACCTGCAGATGGAGCAGATTCCgaagatgaggaggatAACTCAGCTTCAGCAGACCAACAATTTTATACTCAGTTACAGGTTGAATTACCACAAATGattcaacaaattcaatCTCCTGATATGCAAGAGCAGCTTGCGGCAACTGTGAAATTCAGACAAATCTTATCGAGAGAACATCGTCCTCCAATAGATATGGTAATTCAATCTGGTGTTGTACCAGCATTGGTAAATTTCatgaatgaaaatcaaCCAGAAATGTTACAATTAGAGGCTGCCTGGGCTTTGACAAATATTGCCTCGGGTACATCTGCACAAACTAaagttgttgttgatgcaGGAGCTGTACCATTGTTCATTCAATTGTTATATACAGGATCTGTGGAAGTTCAAGAACAGGCGATATGGGCTTTAGGTAATGTTGCGGGTGATTCAACGGATTACAGGGACCATGTTTTACAATGTGGCGCAATGGAGCCAATTTTGGGTCTTTTCAATACAAATAAAACCTCCTTGATTAGAACTGCAATTTGGACCTTATCCAATTTATGTAGGGGGAAAAAACCGCAGCCAGATTGGGCCACAGTTTCTAAATCTCTACCCACATTAGCTAAATTGATTTATTCCTTGGATACAGAAACACTAATAGATGCATGTTGGGCTATTTCATACCTTTCCGATGGTCCACCAGAAGCAATTCAAGCTGTTATCGACGTTAGAATTCCAAAGAGATTAGTCGAATTATTAAATCACCAGTCAACTTTAGTGCAAACGCCAGCTCTGAGAGCTGTTGGTAACATTGTTACTGGTAATGACTTACAAACACAAGTTGTCATTAATACAGGTGTCTTACCAGCTTTAAGAAACTTGTTGACCTCGCCAAAAGAATCAATCAGAAAAGAAGCTTGTTGGACGATATCAAATATTACAGCAGGTAACACTGAACAAATTCAAGCTGTTATGGACTCAAACTTATTACCACCTTTGGTGAAGTTATTAGAGACCGCTGATTACaagacaaagaaagaagctTGTTGGGCCATTTCAAACGCGTCTTCTGGTGGTTTACAGAGACCTGAAATAATTAGATATTTGGTGTCGCAAGGTTGCATAAAACCATTATGTGACTTGTTAGAAATTGCCGATAACAGAATAATTGAAGTCACTCTTGATGCTTTAGaaaacattttgaagatgGGTGAAGCTGATAAGGAGGCTCGTGGCTTGAATATTAATGAGAATGCCGATTATATCGAAAAAGCTGGTGGTATggagaaaattttcaactgCCAgcagaatgaaaatgataaaatttATGAAAAAGCTTACAAGATCATTGAAAACTACTTTGgcgaagatgatgatgcgATTGATGAAAGCATGGCTCCACAAACAGCGGGAAATACTTTCGGGTTTGGCTCCAATGTTAATCAacaattcaattttaatTAA